A stretch of DNA from Acanthochromis polyacanthus isolate Apoly-LR-REF ecotype Palm Island chromosome 21, KAUST_Apoly_ChrSc, whole genome shotgun sequence:
agtctctcaatgtgcaaaactgatagagacataccccaaacgacttgcagctgtaatagCAGcgaaaggtggcgctacaaagtattaatgcaagggggccgaataatattgcacgccccacttttcaggtttttatttgttaaaaaaagtttaaaatatccaataaatttcgttccacgttcactgtcccacttgttgttgattcttgacaaaaaattaaaattttatatctttatgtttgaagcttgaaatgtggcgaaaggttgaaaagttcaagggggccgaatactttcacaagacactgtgtgtgtatgtgtatatatatatatatatatatatatgtgtcagggtagagactgcgatttggtagaattggagtttctaccagtagagatggaactttaaatctgacccctgaccctaaccttaactgaccctgaccccgacccctgaccctaaccttaaaagtctaaccttagccctgacaaatctctactggtaggattggagtttctactggtagagactccaatcgcagtctctactggtagaaactccaattctaccaaatcgcagtctctaccatgagatatatatatatatatatatatatataaacaaacatAAGTTAACTGTGTACTTGAACTGAAGTACCTGAAGTGTAATTTTTCTACTTGACATCTACGATGAATTTGTgtgctgaaaacatgaaataatccTCCTACCTCTGAAGATGTTAAATGAGAAGACAGTTTTAGAGCAAGTGGAAAATTTAGTCAGGAATCGTCTGAAATGTGCAATGCTAGTGGAGGCAAAAAACAGGCAATGGCTGTTTACAGTACAATGTTTGACCTCTAATGAGCTTTATTTGTAAGAATGTGCTGAAGTAACATGTTGTGCACTGCACATCTCTGCACAGTGTTAAATTACTTCTacctgaatctgtgtttttatgtatgttGACGTCTGCAGTGACGCTTTCTTTTAATTATTAGaaatcaaacatgtttttgttctttgcacagaggataaaaatgacagacattCTCAAAATTAAGTATGAAATGAGTTTATCTACAATTCTTCATGTCTTTGTTAAAATGCATGGTTTGATCAtttatgtcaaaataaaaaacaaatatgcaCATAATATATTATTGAAGCTAATATATTGACAATATTATATTTCTTATAATCCTACGTTGTACATTATTTCATAACATTCTTTGCAACTGAAGTACCaacaaaaaagcacaagaaaGAGAACAATTTACTGTCTTAAAAACGCTATATATAAGACTCAGGACTGCAGTTTTAAATGAAGTATGTTTGAAGTGTGTGTTGTTTAAATACAGATTGAtgtacatgtaataaaaacTTGAATCAGCCAAACAACTGACTGCCCTGTGGAGTCGACCATTTCAACTGACAAAACTGACCATTATTTTTGGATTATTGTGTTGCATCTATTGCAAACTTCCAACATTATCTCAACATGTGATAACAGAAATATGGAATTTAACAAAAGAGtaagaacaataaacaaaaaaagttgccTTTCAAATCAGTGTTAGTGAATGAGGCCTGGCTTTTAAGATTGATTGCTTTTGCTGAGATTTAACAGCATATTTAATTGAAAGACTAATTTTATCTTTACCTCTAATAAGTCTTGATATCACACCTGTGTTAGTGGATACTGACAACTCTGTCATCACTCAGatatcttctgtttttgtttctccatCACCTTCTCTAGTTCGGAGGCTTTGCGCACATCCTGCAGAGGACACaagattttatttaatataCTGGAACAACGTCGTGGACAcattcttgttgttttcttctgcaaacttggagaaaaaaagacGAGGCATGAACTGTAGTTGTTTCATGttctttggtcacatttttcagCAGAGTCTGTGTAGCCAAAGTCAAACTTAAACACATCCCTCTAAAACCTCTCTGAATAAAATCCATTTATTACCAGGCCAAGAACAATGATAACATTGATTCTAACTAcaataccagtcaaaagtttggacaccttctcattcaatgttttatctttatttgtattattttctacattgtagattaatactgaagattaacacttttttgttcacaacataattccagaaattttcttttattgttttgatgtcTTTGATATTTATCTACAATGtcgaaaataattaaataaaaaccactgaaggtgtgtccaaactttttacTGGGAGCGTATATAATCTAAATCACTGAACCACAAACCTATAAGGTATCTAACAGTTAATATGCAATTAGTTTTATGTAAATAGAGCCATAGTGACATGAAAAAGGAAATGAATACTTCTGATTGACTTTCTTTCTCCAGTAAATGGTCATAAAATGTGAACTGAGCCAAAATCCCAAGTACAGAATTCaaataattttgtattttgattCTTCTAGAGAGAGTAGCCACAGTACTAAATCCTCTCCATTTCTAAAATTTTTCAAATTGTGAACTGATTGATATCTAAACTATTATATGAATTTGTATCTCTTCTCCACTTTGTTAATCAGCTTAtctaaaatgtttgattttaagTCTAatgagatcttttttttttcgtaATGAAAGGTTCACATCATTATTGTGAATAATGTTTTTACAAGTCAGAGTAGATCATGCCCACACTTGCAATCTTGTTGATTGATTGAGCTTCAGGTTTGCTAACTTTTGACTCCAGCTGGGCTTTGTTGGTGTCATTAACCTCAGTGTTCACATTCTTTTCCCAACCTGCCCTATAAATATGCATTGAttttgtacagaaacaacagaatTTGTGAGTTACTTTGTATGAAGATCGCATTTGAACATCTGACCATACTTTAAACAGTAATTTGTACTTCAATGCAAATAGTTAAAAATGGTTcactttttttgacattataAATAGTCTTTACTCAATGTAGGTCGGTAACAATGCGGCAAAATGACGTACTGTCTGTGCATAAGTCAAGGTTGAGCAAATAAACTGTACTGAGCACATGAACGCAAACATATTCCTACAAATACGAACACACGAACACGGTGTACATTCCAAATCATGCCGAACAAACCTCAAGAAGGGCTTTCTGCACCATGATCTGGCTGTAAACTCTGGCACCTTCCTCAGGTGACACCGTGCGGAGCTCCTCCTTGTTTAGGGAAAACAGCTGTGCACCATTTAAAATGCCCAGACTCTGGATTGTCCTAACAGAGGAAATCAGAAAATTCgattttttaatatgaaaactTCATCAATGTTCCAGACATAAATAAGTTTGTGAAGAAGAAgagacaagttgttttttttccctctgttttgtTAGATTCACCATTTCATTTCACTGAAGAATGTACAAGTTTAAGTCAGTTCACAGTAAAACTGCAACAGATGCAATATCCTACATCAGCAGCAAGGGCACTTTAACTTCACTTTGTGCAACCTGCATGTGCATCAATACTGCAATACACACtagcgttcaaaagtttggggtttcCATGAAACCTCACACTTTTTTATCATGTACTAACAGaagtgcacaagggttttctaattatcattCAGCCTTTCATTAGCatttagctaacacaatgtaccattagaacacaggagtgatggttgctggaaatgttcctctgtaccactatggagatattccattaaaaattccagctagaatagtcattgaGTACAttcacaatgtctagactgtatggaaaaaaaaaaactgtttttctttcaaaagcaaggatatttctaagtgactccaaactgtTCAACGGTCGTgtaactttcttttttgttttctatctCCATTGTTCTTCAAATCTGAACCACTAAAATGTCACTGCATTTTCTTACACCTCACGATGTGCAGCACTCCTCCACTGAACCCAAAACATCCAACCCCACTTCATTAATTTTGCACACAACCCCTGCTGGACATGTTGGATATAACATTCCTTAACTTAGTGCAGCTACAAGTGAACAAATACAAACTCGTCTTGTCCTGATTCAGGTTGTCTCCAACACTCACTGTTGGCTGAAGCCTTTAGCGGTGAGCCAGGCCTCCACCTCAGCAGCTGCCGAGTGGTAGTTCAGGGGTGCAGAGGTTTCGGCTGCACGAGGGACCACCAGTGGACGGCCTGAGTCTCTTTTCTCTGCCAGTCGCTGGAGAAGCTCATCATTTATTAACAGGACTGCACAAAGACATAAACAGACTTCCCTTGCATGCGCAGTACAGTATCATATGCAGCATCAGATTACTCTATTTCAAGACTGTTGGTCAACCTCCTGggttgttttacatttacaaggAATTCATGTTCTTAGAAAGAGGGTCTTAGGCACACTCAGAGGTATTTGACTGCACCTGCCTTCAGTGACACTACATTTTGTAGTACTTGGTTCAtatcactgatgtttttttagCAGTGAATTTATGAACTGATTTGCCCTATATGAGGGAAAAAACATCTTAAATTAGGTGTACTTTCtagaaacagatgcaaaacaaaaagaaaaaagtgtctTGAAATAATTGGTTCTACCAGACTTAATGCAGGATCATTGTGTTTAACACTTCCGTTTCCCCCAATAATGTTTTTGACTACACCAAAACAATACATTATCCTCTATGCCATACCTTTACATATCTAAATTCATGAAGTCATAGCTGTACTCGCACATATGTTCCCTATGTCTTATATGTCCATGTCCATATCCATATGTAGACTGATCATACCTGGTGTAGTCTCTATAAGAACTTTATtataatatctttatttttagcctTATTGCTTCTTTCATGTCTCACctgtatccagctgctgtaacataTAAACGTACCCAGAGAGGAATCAGTAAACTCACACTTCTCATCAAcgagcctttcaacatgattagctaacataatgtagcattagaacatagGGGTGATGGTTTGCTGGTAATGGGACTCTGTAcacctatgtagatattccattaaaaatctgccgtttccagctagaatagtcatttgctACATTAACattgtctagactgtatttgtgattaattaatgttattttcattgaaagaaaatggttttctttcacaaataaggacatttctaagtgaccccaaacttttgaatggtggcGTATCTGTGTTGGTAGACATATAGCATGTATGGGTTTGTTACCTCGACCATCTTCCTCCTGCATGGCTGTCGATGGTAAGCCCATGCTTTGAGGTCGCACTGTTGGACTTGTAGCAGTAGGACTGGTCCCAACTGGGCTTGTTGGAGTGTATGAGAAATATTTTGTCCGAGGAGAAATAGCCATCTTCCATTGTGGGAAACAGATTTAATTAGTTGAAAGTGCAAGACAGCATGAGACAACGACAACAAAAAAGCAGTATATACATAGTTTCAGTACCTTTAAGTCTCTGTGGACCACTGaggtgtctgtctctgtgttattCAGAGCAGACAGAGGCTCCAGAATGTTAAAGGGAACAAATCCTATCTGGTCAAAGCGATTCCGACACTTCCACCAGCGCTTTGATGATTCAACCACCTGAAGGAAAGATGAGTCACATCAATGAAATTCTACCTTCAGATGTGGATCATCACCTAGAAGTTTATCTGTACCTCTAGTATTTCTCCTTGTAGCACTGACAATTCACTGCTGTTTCTTGCCACGAAGTCATAACTGCAGCAGTAGAGCCTCTCTCCTTCTGGTGGAAGCCCGTTTCCATCTCTGAAACGGAAGAAGCAGATTAAACAATCTGTAACCAGGTATCAAAAATTCCTGTCTGTCAGTTTTATTAGGCTGCTAATTACAACTATCAAGAACTTCCTGTCATTATCACTCCTAAAATGTAATTATGGCTTCTTCTGTAAGGTACTTTTTCAGTGTCCACAAACTCACACTTTGTCAGTTCCTTCACTTGAGACCTTTGCTGTCTGTTGAGCTTGTTCCTGTAGACTTTCCTTGTAAGCATCCTGTTTGTGCTGCGACTCGATGGGATCGTCCAAAGGCTGGCCGGCCGTGTCATAGGCCTGAGGCTGCCACCCATCCAGGAAGACGGGGGAGTATGGAGGAACAGACACTCCCAGGTGCGAactggggagaaaaaaaaaagaacgatGGTCCTTTAAGTGACCCAGTCGATCTGTCAAAGCTTTAGACttacaccacaaacacacaaacctggGGGTAGTCCAGTTAGTTCCTAACGAAGCCCATAGCTGTTTCTCTTCTTCAGTCAGATGCTcctgcagcagcaaaacagcACCACTGGTCATAGCAGGACTGAGCACCGAAGCACCAAGTTCAGGCCCTCCGGTGGTTTTAACCAGCTGTAACAGATAGAATTAAAGCAGTAAGGACCACAGAGAAACcactaaaagaaacatttaaaagtcTTACCAGCCTCAACGGCACAAAGACGTGGTGCAGCAGCTCCGGAGAATCAGGCTGTGCAATGGATGACTTGAGACGGTCCTGAATAAAAAGGCAATTAGTGTCATTTACGGTGGTTTTATCAAACGTTCCACACTTTTTTCAAGCTTAATTACATCTTACCAGCAGACTGAAGGCATACTTGATTTTCTGAAAGATGTCCACAAATTCTTCCTCAGGTGGAGGGAAAGCCTTCAGGGTCAACAAATCATCTGCACACAGATGAGCATAATCACTGCCTATAACTCAAATAACGAAACATggacacatttatttccattcaAACCCATTATTGTTTCTTAACATTGATTCATGACCAGTTTAAGTTGGCTTTTTGACAGAATCTACCtcccaaaaaagtttctttcatgtcaaagtgaaaactgatttctacagtttaatgtcaattaattaaaatataaaaatgtagcaCAAAAGACTGCATAAATATTCACCACCTTTAAAGTGATTCACcaaattcaacacaggtgcagtcAGTTGGTGTGACAAGTTACACAATTATGAAATGGACATTACGTAAGTGCAGTTATTGTGTCTCAAGTAATTGTAGTATAAAGACTCCTGTATCTGCAGGGCCCAGTCACCGGTGATTCAGAACTCCTGGAtataactacaccatgaagacaaaagaacactgcAAGCAACTCTGTGAAAAGGTTGTTGAAAATCATAAGTCAGGAAATGGATAAAAGGAAACTCCCAAGGCACTGGATATCCTTTTGATCACAATTAAATCCAActttaagaaatggaaggaatatgacGCAATCATAAATCTAAAGAAGGGCATCCTTAAAAACTGAGTCACTGTGCAAGAAaaagactagtgagggaggccaccaagacaactATGACTCCACTGAAAGAGTTACAGTGACTGAAATGGAagatacatgcatacatacatgttCATACAGCAACTAATCTCCATCAGTCAAACCTTTATAGAGGAGTTGAAAAAGCTCAAATTGAATCTTGACAAGAGTTTGTcaactctgaagtcaactgaaGGAACATTCTGGTCTGGTGAGATAAAAAATTAAGCTTCTGGGCAATGAAGCTTAATAATATGTTTAACACAAATTCAAcattcccactgtgaagcatggtggaggcatcatcatgatatTTGGATGCTTCTcggcagcaggtcctggaaggcttgtaaaggtagacggtgaaatgaaagcagcaaaGTCTAGAGAAATCCTGCAATAACCTGATGCAGTTTGCAAGAATACTGCAGCTTAGATGAAGACTGCACTCTAAGAAATGATTCATGGGGTTAGTAGGTAGAGCTTAAAATTAACAGCTTTTTCTGCATAAGAAATTAAGTTTGCTACATAAACACATTATAATTAGTTGATAACTTATTTTAataagttgctctaaatgaaaatacaagaaaCTGTCTTAACTAAATAATATATTGATTTTGAACAGACATTTCTGCCTTAGCTTAACATAGATGTGTAATCAGTTAGCACAGCTTAAAAATTTTGTAGTCTTCCTTAAAAAGCTGAGTACAAGGGATGACATGCCtgggcatgttttgtttttcgacCACACCAGACTCGACACgcagaggagcagaaagaaacGTCGTTCATAAAATTGTGAAACTTTAAGGCTTGGTAAGTacaattttgcttgttttacagCAGCAGGGTCGCGTTAATTGTTATTAATTTGCATAGAATTTCAGTAGCAGTTGTTTTAGCCCTGCAAAGACAGAAGACACGTTGATGTGAGTTGATGTGATGAAAATTTAACCGCGGCAGAAGCTGCATCGCTGGACCGTTTTACATGACGTCTAAATGAATGTAGTTTACCGTGTTGTTTAAAGTCAACGTCTTTTGATGTTACAGAGCTCGAATTATTTTCATGTGAGTTTTAGGTTCGTTACTTGATCCATGAACAGTCTGTGTCAAAGTGCAGTCAAAGAATGCGGGAGTGGAAGCGAACGTCATCGTGTGCAAAGCTTTTTTAATGACATGGTCATTAAGGGTGCATTggcatgtaaaatattttttgccattttgggtGTTAATTACAAACAGCACAGTCACTTTGGGAAAATATCTTTGAtttgaaaatcatttttagaTAGCAATGAGTAAAAAGGTCTTTTTCATTCAGAGTTTGTTAAGATAAGTTAAGACTACTAATAAAACCTACACATATTTTTGACTTTTGATTTCATAAAGATCACATCAGTTTTTGATAAGACTATAgttaaaaaccttaaaatatttcattgtttGCCCAGTTCTTACAGCACtttga
This window harbors:
- the eps8l1a gene encoding epidermal growth factor receptor kinase substrate 8-like protein 1a codes for the protein MSEPPPVAARKHSGVQVMISPREQPPELPLITDASKENGASAESNHRSLLNAEREVEILNHCFSDVERFMMLLQQTAEAQSVLNKRKKKRSTKNKKKEAQDDDLLTLKAFPPPEEEFVDIFQKIKYAFSLLDRLKSSIAQPDSPELLHHVFVPLRLLVKTTGGPELGASVLSPAMTSGAVLLLQEHLTEEEKQLWASLGTNWTTPSSHLGVSVPPYSPVFLDGWQPQAYDTAGQPLDDPIESQHKQDAYKESLQEQAQQTAKVSSEGTDKVDGNGLPPEGERLYCCSYDFVARNSSELSVLQGEILEVVESSKRWWKCRNRFDQIGFVPFNILEPLSALNNTETDTSVVHRDLKMAISPRTKYFSYTPTSPVGTSPTATSPTVRPQSMGLPSTAMQEEDGRVLLINDELLQRLAEKRDSGRPLVVPRAAETSAPLNYHSAAAEVEAWLTAKGFSQQTIQSLGILNGAQLFSLNKEELRTVSPEEGARVYSQIMVQKALLEDVRKASELEKVMEKQKQKISE